In Fimbriiglobus ruber, a genomic segment contains:
- a CDS encoding DUF2126 domain-containing protein has translation MGIRVALNHTTEYRYDRPVIFQPHTVRLRPAPHARTPVLSYSLKIEPAAHFINWQQDPYSNHLARLVFTKPAEVLKVTVDLIAELTPINPFDFFADESAETYPFTYDPVLTRELAPYLETLPLGEELGRIVDALKPASLRTVDFLVELNQAIYRRVGYVIRLEPGVQTPDETLESGTGSCRDSAWLLVQLARHLGLAARFVSGYLIQLVPDEKPVEGPVGPTSDFTDLHAWAEVYVPGAGWVGLDPTSGLLTAEGHIPLASTAEPQTAAPVSGAFGWLPDPSKGKDDKVDEQFHFSMSVARIIDAPRVTKPYTEAQWHSIDSLGRLIDGDLRDWDVRLTMGGEPTFVSVDDRESPEWNTAALGEGKRARGGELLKRLRDRFAPGGLLHFGQGKWYPGESLPRWAFGCYWRRDGEPIWHDPALVGDETVAYGYTQADAQKFIGALATELGVDPKYAIPGHEDVWYYMWRERRLPANVDPLDSKLEDVEERKRLAQVFERKLGSVVGYALPIRRNYSGDARWETGPWFLRREHMYLIPGDSPMGYRLPLDSLPWEVEDARQSVIERDPFAPRGPLPAGDRHVFQYRPGNEAPSRPLRAGQASAPGYPGPSENGQYPQPGAGTGPGSATGRRASALAGEPGTGETDPNVVRTAMCVEARGGRMYIFMPPLRFIEDYLELVAAIEATAAALKMPVLLEGYKPPSDYRLTSLSIMPDPGVIEVNIQPAYDWQEVVHNTTALYEEARLTRLGTEKFMVDGRHTGTGGGNHVVIGGATPADSPVLRRPDLLRSFVSFWNNHPSLSYLFSGLFVGPTSQHPRVDEARHDTLYEFEIASRQLPETGRTPPAWLVDRLFRHMLVDLTGNTHRTEFCMDKLYSPDSAEGRRGLLELRSFEMPPHSRMSCVQQLFLRALTAWFWQEPYKHKLVRWGTELHDRFMLPHFVEQDFNDALDELKAGGYRFDPAWFTPHFEFRFPLFGSVVNRGVAMELRQAIEPWHVLGEEATAGGTARYVDSSVERVQVKVRGLTDPRHIVTCNGRRVPLHPTGVHGEFVAGVRYRAWQPPSCLHPTIPVHAPLVFDVLDTWNDRSIGGCTYHVSHPGGRSFDDFPVNALAAESRRMARFFPFGHTPGPIAVPPAEPLSEFPFTLDLRQPESAAAVPPAAVRRPPAAVPAAVGVLK, from the coding sequence CTTCGCCGACGAGTCGGCCGAGACGTACCCGTTCACATACGACCCGGTTCTCACCCGCGAACTCGCCCCGTATCTGGAAACCCTTCCGCTCGGCGAGGAACTCGGCCGGATCGTGGACGCGCTCAAGCCGGCGTCCCTCCGCACCGTCGATTTCCTGGTCGAGTTGAACCAGGCAATTTACCGCCGCGTCGGGTACGTCATCCGGTTGGAACCGGGCGTCCAGACCCCGGACGAGACGTTGGAGAGCGGCACCGGGTCGTGCCGGGATTCGGCCTGGCTCCTCGTACAACTCGCCCGACACCTCGGGCTCGCCGCCCGCTTCGTCTCCGGGTACCTCATCCAGCTCGTCCCGGACGAAAAGCCCGTCGAGGGCCCCGTCGGGCCGACGAGCGATTTCACCGACCTCCACGCCTGGGCCGAGGTGTACGTCCCCGGGGCCGGGTGGGTCGGCCTCGACCCGACCTCCGGCCTGCTCACGGCCGAGGGGCACATCCCGCTCGCCAGCACCGCCGAGCCGCAGACGGCCGCCCCCGTGTCCGGGGCGTTCGGGTGGCTGCCCGACCCGTCCAAGGGCAAGGACGACAAGGTCGACGAGCAGTTCCACTTCTCGATGTCGGTCGCGCGGATCATCGACGCCCCGCGTGTCACCAAGCCGTACACCGAGGCCCAGTGGCACTCGATCGACTCGCTCGGCCGCCTGATCGACGGCGACCTCCGCGACTGGGACGTCCGGCTCACGATGGGCGGCGAGCCGACGTTCGTCTCGGTCGACGACCGCGAGAGCCCCGAGTGGAACACGGCCGCCCTCGGCGAAGGCAAGCGTGCCCGCGGCGGGGAACTGCTCAAACGCCTCCGCGACCGGTTCGCGCCGGGCGGCCTGCTCCACTTCGGCCAAGGCAAGTGGTACCCGGGCGAGTCGCTCCCGCGGTGGGCGTTCGGGTGCTACTGGCGGCGGGACGGCGAGCCGATCTGGCACGACCCGGCGCTCGTCGGGGACGAGACCGTCGCTTACGGGTACACCCAGGCGGACGCCCAGAAGTTCATTGGCGCGCTCGCCACGGAACTCGGCGTCGACCCGAAGTACGCCATCCCCGGCCACGAGGACGTCTGGTACTACATGTGGCGCGAGCGCCGGCTGCCGGCCAACGTCGACCCGCTCGACAGCAAACTCGAAGACGTCGAAGAGCGGAAGCGGTTGGCCCAGGTGTTCGAGCGGAAGCTCGGGTCCGTCGTCGGGTATGCCCTGCCGATCCGGCGCAACTACTCCGGGGACGCCCGGTGGGAGACCGGCCCGTGGTTCCTCCGCCGCGAACACATGTACCTGATCCCGGGCGACTCGCCGATGGGCTACCGCCTGCCGCTCGATTCGCTCCCGTGGGAAGTCGAGGACGCGCGGCAGTCCGTGATCGAGCGCGACCCGTTCGCCCCGCGCGGGCCGCTGCCGGCCGGCGACCGGCACGTGTTCCAGTACCGTCCGGGGAATGAAGCGCCGTCGCGGCCCCTCCGCGCGGGCCAGGCAAGCGCCCCGGGTTACCCTGGACCGAGCGAAAACGGGCAGTACCCCCAGCCCGGGGCGGGGACCGGCCCAGGCAGCGCGACGGGGCGACGTGCTAGCGCCCTCGCGGGCGAGCCGGGGACCGGGGAGACCGACCCGAACGTCGTTCGCACCGCGATGTGCGTCGAGGCCCGCGGCGGGCGCATGTACATTTTCATGCCCCCGCTCCGGTTCATCGAAGATTACCTGGAACTCGTGGCCGCGATCGAGGCCACGGCCGCCGCGCTCAAGATGCCGGTCCTGCTCGAAGGGTACAAGCCGCCGTCCGATTACCGGCTCACGAGCCTGTCGATCATGCCCGACCCGGGCGTGATCGAGGTGAACATTCAGCCGGCTTACGACTGGCAGGAAGTCGTCCACAACACGACGGCCCTGTACGAAGAAGCTCGGCTGACGCGGCTCGGCACGGAAAAGTTCATGGTTGACGGGCGGCACACCGGCACCGGCGGCGGGAACCACGTCGTCATCGGCGGCGCGACGCCGGCCGACAGCCCGGTCCTCCGCCGCCCGGACCTGCTCCGCAGTTTCGTCTCCTTCTGGAACAACCACCCGTCCCTGTCTTACCTCTTCTCCGGGCTGTTCGTCGGCCCGACCAGCCAGCACCCGCGGGTCGACGAGGCGCGGCACGACACGCTGTACGAATTCGAGATCGCCTCGCGCCAGCTGCCCGAGACGGGCCGAACCCCGCCGGCGTGGCTGGTCGACCGCCTGTTCCGCCACATGCTCGTGGACCTCACCGGCAACACGCACCGGACCGAGTTCTGCATGGACAAGCTCTATTCGCCCGATTCGGCGGAGGGGCGGCGCGGCCTGCTCGAACTGCGGTCGTTCGAGATGCCGCCGCACTCGCGGATGAGTTGCGTCCAGCAGCTCTTCCTGCGGGCGCTGACGGCCTGGTTCTGGCAGGAACCGTACAAGCACAAGCTCGTCCGCTGGGGCACCGAGCTGCACGACCGCTTCATGCTGCCGCACTTCGTGGAGCAGGATTTCAACGACGCGCTCGACGAACTCAAGGCCGGCGGCTACCGGTTCGACCCGGCGTGGTTCACCCCGCACTTCGAGTTCCGGTTCCCGCTGTTCGGGTCGGTCGTCAACCGCGGGGTGGCGATGGAACTCCGGCAGGCGATCGAGCCGTGGCACGTTCTCGGCGAGGAGGCCACCGCGGGCGGGACGGCGCGGTACGTCGATTCGTCCGTCGAACGGGTTCAAGTCAAGGTTCGTGGCTTGACCGACCCGCGGCACATTGTTACGTGCAACGGCCGGCGCGTCCCGCTGCACCCCACGGGGGTACACGGCGAGTTCGTCGCCGGGGTTCGGTACCGGGCGTGGCAGCCGCCGTCGTGCCTACACCCGACCATCCCGGTCCACGCCCCGCTGGTGTTCGACGTGCTGGACACCTGGAACGACCGCTCGATCGGCGGGTGTACGTACCACGTGTCGCACCCAGGCGGCCGGTCGTTCGACGACTTCCCGGTCAACGCGCTCGCGGCCGAGAGTCGGCGGATGGCGCGGTTCTTCCCGTTCGGCCACACGCCGGGGCCGATCGCCGTTCCGCCGGCCGAACCCCTGAGCGAGTTTCCGTTTACGCTCGACCTGCGGCAGCCCGAGTCCGCCGCCGCGGTCCCGCCCGCGGCCGTCCGCAGGCCGCCCGCCGCGGTTCCGGCGGCCGTCGGCGTGCTAAAATAA